The following proteins come from a genomic window of Haloplanus salinus:
- a CDS encoding SOUL family heme-binding protein yields MRSLTKTVLGILGGLFTLWVGWGMYVSRTTERVPYEPLEQFDGVELRRYPRTVLVETTAADSGTAFRRLFGYITGANEVSETVAMTAPVTTRSETIAMTAPVRTLRRGGATVPMTAPVRTDRGAEAVTMAFYLPPEYTAETAPVPTDPDVRLVVEPSRTVAVRRFSWYATTDRVERERQRLFAALDERGIEGRGQGSLLQYNDPWTPPFMRRNEVSVPIEESASVA; encoded by the coding sequence ATGCGCTCGCTAACGAAAACTGTCCTCGGGATTCTCGGCGGACTGTTCACGCTGTGGGTTGGGTGGGGGATGTACGTCAGTCGGACGACCGAACGTGTCCCGTACGAACCCCTCGAACAGTTCGACGGCGTCGAACTTCGCCGATACCCACGGACGGTACTCGTCGAGACGACAGCGGCCGACTCGGGAACTGCCTTCCGGCGACTTTTCGGGTATATCACGGGCGCGAACGAAGTGAGCGAAACGGTCGCGATGACGGCACCCGTCACCACCCGAAGCGAGACGATAGCAATGACTGCGCCCGTCCGGACGCTTCGTCGTGGAGGTGCGACCGTCCCCATGACGGCTCCCGTACGCACGGATCGGGGAGCGGAGGCGGTCACCATGGCGTTTTACCTCCCACCGGAGTACACGGCAGAGACGGCTCCCGTCCCCACCGATCCGGACGTTCGACTCGTCGTCGAACCGTCGCGGACGGTCGCAGTGCGGCGGTTTTCGTGGTACGCGACGACTGACCGCGTCGAACGGGAACGCCAGCGACTCTTCGCCGCCCTCGACGAACGAGGTATCGAGGGACGCGGTCAGGGGTCATTGCTCCAGTACAACGACCCCTGGACGCCGCCGTTCATGCGACGGAACGAGGTTTCCGTGCCCATCGAAGAGTCCGCAAGCGTCGCGTGA
- a CDS encoding flavodoxin domain-containing protein, whose translation MASILVCYGTGEGQTEKVADRLADELTARGHDPTTVNVKAVGSDLNVADFDAVLVGASIHFGRHQKAVRKFVGANRDVLVTKPTGFFQVSGASANEDGAAEATTYVEKFVEATNWRPDRIGLFGGAIRFSEYGFLLGALMKRVVESGFPDVDASGDVEFTDWESVDAFADAFATFVEERTGDAGSTE comes from the coding sequence ATGGCATCCATCCTCGTCTGCTACGGCACCGGTGAGGGACAGACCGAGAAAGTAGCCGACCGCCTCGCCGACGAACTCACCGCGCGGGGGCACGACCCGACGACGGTGAATGTAAAGGCGGTCGGAAGCGACCTCAATGTCGCCGACTTCGACGCCGTACTCGTTGGCGCGTCGATCCACTTCGGCCGACACCAGAAGGCCGTCCGCAAATTCGTCGGCGCCAACCGCGACGTACTGGTGACGAAGCCGACCGGCTTCTTCCAAGTGTCCGGAGCGTCCGCGAACGAGGACGGCGCGGCCGAAGCGACGACGTACGTCGAGAAGTTCGTCGAAGCGACGAACTGGCGGCCCGACCGCATCGGTCTCTTCGGCGGGGCGATACGCTTCTCGGAGTACGGCTTCCTGCTGGGTGCGCTGATGAAACGCGTCGTCGAGAGCGGATTCCCGGACGTGGACGCGTCCGGTGACGTGGAGTTCACCGACTGGGAGTCGGTCGACGCGTTCGCCGACGCGTTCGCCACGTTCGTCGAGGAACGGACCGGCGACGCGGGGAGTACGGAGTGA
- a CDS encoding FAD:protein FMN transferase, translating into MSVLSSVYERAGETHREFECCDTQFVIRATGVRSTTGVDAAQRTVRRLEGGLNAFDGKSAVSRLNRTGSVENEHVARIVRRGLEYYERTTGVFDIRQGRVEHDLKAFLRGDRQSLPETFEVGDIELDGAQVRTDQPLDLNGLAKGYIVDRAAATLSGVGRRGFVSGGGDMSPPPGPVAVESPYGDETPLKILETDWFVASSGGYRRTRNGTDHIYDPTSERIGSRHESVTVVAERDCMEADALATTLAALPLDDALSLGESWANAEALVVHGGVFHTTEGFETHVLD; encoded by the coding sequence ATGAGCGTGTTGTCGTCGGTGTACGAACGAGCGGGTGAGACACACCGTGAATTCGAGTGTTGTGACACGCAGTTCGTGATTCGGGCGACCGGCGTTCGGTCGACGACTGGCGTCGATGCTGCACAGCGGACGGTACGGCGGCTCGAAGGGGGATTAAACGCATTCGACGGGAAGAGTGCCGTCAGTCGGCTCAATCGGACGGGATCCGTCGAGAACGAACACGTGGCCCGCATCGTGCGCCGTGGACTGGAGTACTACGAACGGACGACCGGCGTGTTCGACATCCGTCAGGGCCGTGTCGAGCACGATCTCAAGGCGTTTCTCCGGGGAGACCGCCAGTCGCTCCCGGAGACGTTCGAGGTGGGCGATATCGAACTCGATGGGGCGCAGGTTAGAACCGACCAGCCGCTCGACCTCAACGGGCTGGCAAAAGGCTACATCGTCGATCGGGCGGCAGCTACGCTCTCGGGCGTCGGTCGACGTGGGTTCGTGAGCGGCGGTGGCGATATGTCTCCGCCGCCCGGTCCGGTCGCCGTGGAGAGTCCCTACGGCGACGAGACACCGCTGAAGATACTGGAGACAGATTGGTTCGTCGCATCCTCAGGTGGCTATCGTCGCACCCGGAACGGGACGGATCACATCTACGACCCGACGAGCGAGCGGATCGGCTCGCGTCACGAGTCGGTCACCGTCGTCGCCGAGCGTGACTGCATGGAAGCGGATGCCCTCGCGACGACGCTGGCAGCCCTGCCGCTCGACGACGCGCTCTCGCTGGGCGAATCGTGGGCGAATGCGGAAGCGCTCGTCGTGCACGGCGGCGTATTCCACACCACCGAGGGGTTCGAGACACATGTCCTGGACTGA
- a CDS encoding YbjQ family protein, giving the protein MSSTAISTEVQPSLVATVTTETIPGHDIVEVFGIARGNTVRARNVGRDITQGLRNLAGGELKAYSTLLADARDQAIERMEANALEMGANAVVNVRMETSEVTQGASEVIAYGTAVKLA; this is encoded by the coding sequence ATGTCCTCAACAGCCATTTCGACGGAGGTACAGCCGTCGCTCGTCGCCACCGTCACCACCGAGACTATCCCTGGCCACGACATCGTGGAGGTGTTCGGTATCGCCCGCGGCAACACCGTCCGCGCACGGAACGTGGGACGCGACATCACCCAGGGACTCCGCAATCTCGCTGGCGGAGAACTCAAGGCCTACTCGACGCTGCTCGCCGACGCTCGGGATCAGGCGATCGAGCGGATGGAAGCGAATGCACTCGAGATGGGAGCGAACGCCGTCGTGAACGTCCGGATGGAAACGTCCGAGGTTACCCAAGGCGCTTCGGAAGTGATCGCCTACGGGACGGCTGTCAAACTCGCCTGA
- a CDS encoding CPBP family intramembrane glutamic endopeptidase gives MASFFLLAYAISWSLDAAVLVLGTEPSWTRWIISGFLSALGPAIAAGIVLSISGESLRGWLRRVVRWRVHPKWYAAAIGVPVIVALGSGAVLQLVGGPVEFASFAFDPVPLGIGILLGTTIGGGQEELGWRGFAQPELQEQYGGLRAAVIVGVLWGSWHLPLFFDPTVIHSQWPLQSQLAYFVGIVAFSILIAWVYNGSGGSILLAMLMHGAENAAGGLVPLDLERAIVEGVPDWVALAPMNVSHAVFMWLLALVAIGATGTGLLARREMRERRDSSTTRGV, from the coding sequence GTGGCGTCCTTCTTCCTTCTCGCGTACGCCATCTCCTGGAGTTTGGACGCCGCGGTCTTGGTACTCGGAACGGAACCCTCCTGGACGCGATGGATCATCAGTGGATTCCTCAGCGCCCTCGGACCGGCAATCGCCGCGGGGATCGTCCTCTCCATCAGCGGTGAGAGTCTTCGGGGCTGGCTTAGGCGCGTCGTCCGCTGGCGTGTGCATCCGAAGTGGTACGCGGCGGCCATCGGGGTCCCCGTGATCGTCGCGCTGGGGTCCGGTGCCGTCCTCCAACTGGTCGGCGGCCCGGTCGAGTTCGCGTCGTTCGCGTTCGATCCGGTTCCCCTGGGTATCGGAATCCTCCTCGGAACCACCATCGGCGGCGGTCAGGAGGAACTCGGCTGGCGTGGCTTCGCCCAACCCGAACTGCAGGAGCAGTACGGGGGACTGCGGGCCGCCGTAATCGTCGGGGTACTCTGGGGTAGCTGGCACCTACCGCTCTTTTTCGACCCGACGGTAATCCACTCGCAGTGGCCGCTGCAATCACAGCTCGCCTACTTCGTCGGTATCGTCGCGTTTTCGATTCTGATCGCGTGGGTGTACAACGGCTCCGGCGGAAGTATCCTCCTTGCGATGCTCATGCACGGGGCGGAGAACGCTGCCGGCGGACTGGTCCCGCTGGATCTGGAGCGGGCGATCGTCGAAGGCGTTCCGGACTGGGTGGCTCTCGCGCCGATGAACGTCTCCCACGCCGTGTTCATGTGGCTGCTCGCCCTCGTGGCCATCGGCGCCACCGGGACGGGGTTGCTGGCTCGGCGTGAGATGCGGGAGCGTCGTGATTCGTCGACCACACGCGGCGTGTGA
- a CDS encoding CPBP family glutamic-type intramembrane protease has translation MISIGRFARSAPRLPLIAGLSPFGKALVALGTYATWTVITWLLEGRIQTFLHPEAVTDRLVYTGVANVFVGTILALLLVREFVDSEFSSRAELGFRSVPRTLVAVLLAGIIGFALYALQQPPTTDPVVVMNVFAQVLPVSIAEVAVCWVVVGGSVAALLRSRGLNQYLARGSALVLSSVLFGVYHVAHSPPFNSLEMVGLLTVVGVGTGLIYFVGGSFYGALLFHNLMALFGIVSSLAEAGQLGTYQQPLVPLLVTALVAFVILVGSERLLVRP, from the coding sequence ATGATCTCGATCGGCCGATTCGCGAGAAGCGCACCGAGACTCCCCCTTATCGCTGGCCTCTCTCCGTTCGGGAAAGCGCTCGTCGCTCTGGGAACGTACGCCACATGGACGGTGATCACGTGGCTGCTGGAAGGCCGGATTCAAACCTTCCTCCACCCCGAAGCCGTGACCGACCGCCTCGTGTACACGGGGGTTGCCAACGTCTTCGTCGGAACAATTCTCGCCCTACTCCTCGTCCGAGAATTCGTCGACTCCGAGTTCAGTTCCCGGGCAGAACTCGGCTTCCGCTCGGTCCCTCGTACCCTCGTAGCTGTCCTCCTCGCAGGAATCATTGGATTCGCTCTCTACGCACTCCAGCAACCGCCAACGACCGACCCCGTCGTCGTCATGAACGTGTTTGCGCAGGTGCTTCCGGTCTCCATCGCCGAAGTCGCCGTCTGCTGGGTCGTCGTTGGGGGAAGCGTTGCAGCGTTGTTGCGCTCTCGTGGTCTGAATCAGTACCTCGCACGCGGGAGTGCGCTCGTACTCTCGAGTGTTCTCTTCGGAGTGTACCACGTCGCACATAGCCCGCCGTTCAATTCGCTCGAGATGGTCGGCCTCCTCACGGTCGTTGGTGTCGGAACGGGCCTGATTTACTTCGTGGGCGGATCGTTCTACGGTGCGCTCCTCTTCCACAATCTCATGGCGCTGTTCGGTATCGTCTCGTCGCTCGCGGAAGCAGGGCAACTCGGGACGTACCAACAACCACTCGTGCCGCTCTTGGTGACCGCTCTCGTCGCCTTCGTCATCCTCGTCGGTTCGGAACGCCTGCTCGTTCGTCCCTAG
- a CDS encoding DUF4352 domain-containing protein, translating to MVLVLMLAGCPASGTGPTPAGEEPTATTTTVPAPTTATQVTTTVTQGPTTTEHAAGESFVVGTGATRLRYTVTGVNASDRIGGEFGISADAQFVSVALIVTNVGESRTRLTFDRFALIDSRNQTYPPDQEATLFVDEAITARDLAPGATVRGVVVFDVPLNQRDHRLRVAPSNATSTAEAHYVELG from the coding sequence GTGGTACTCGTGCTAATGCTCGCCGGCTGTCCCGCCAGCGGAACAGGCCCCACCCCCGCCGGCGAGGAACCAACGGCGACGACCACGACTGTTCCCGCACCGACCACAGCAACACAGGTCACAACGACGGTCACGCAGGGACCGACGACTACGGAACACGCCGCGGGTGAGTCGTTCGTCGTCGGCACTGGTGCGACCCGACTCAGATACACCGTCACCGGAGTCAACGCGTCCGACCGGATTGGCGGGGAGTTCGGGATCAGCGCCGACGCGCAATTCGTGAGCGTCGCTCTGATCGTGACGAACGTCGGGGAGAGCAGAACCCGACTCACCTTCGATCGGTTCGCGCTCATCGACTCGCGAAATCAGACCTATCCGCCGGATCAAGAAGCCACGCTTTTTGTCGACGAGGCGATCACTGCGCGTGACCTCGCTCCGGGCGCGACGGTGCGTGGCGTCGTCGTGTTTGATGTGCCCCTGAACCAGCGAGACCACCGCCTCCGAGTTGCCCCCTCGAACGCAACCTCGACGGCAGAGGCACACTACGTGGAGTTAGGCTAA
- a CDS encoding ParA family protein gives MITAVVYSESGGTYKTTMTANIAVALERMGQNTLVLDLDPQEGNLTSLFDVGVNRSNPEADNLVKHILDMPDGDFHDLIETTDEGVDIIPSHDMLGDFTSNLEQKISYETGMKNMNRDEYPRFELLYELLWNKQQVHEEYDAVLIDPNARAEDLLYNAIFALRTLVAPVKPAGKGNLSLEGLEELVGNMGRQLDIEIGLSCVVPSGVGQTNAHQQYQQQFESTEAFDTPVTIGNRESLMDAMWEARGSAFNVVEERWKTFERDGEMVSEPGQRRVRDRELDTLRKLYELAWFIATDTFDADIDPVLELDIQDYDSKTIDLREREATGATTA, from the coding sequence ATGATCACGGCCGTAGTCTACTCAGAATCAGGTGGGACGTACAAGACCACGATGACGGCCAACATTGCTGTCGCGCTCGAACGAATGGGGCAGAATACCCTCGTACTGGATCTCGACCCACAGGAGGGCAATTTGACCAGCCTGTTCGACGTTGGCGTGAATCGGAGTAACCCGGAGGCAGACAATCTGGTCAAACACATCCTCGATATGCCGGACGGGGACTTTCACGACCTGATCGAAACGACCGACGAAGGCGTCGATATCATCCCGAGTCACGACATGCTCGGTGACTTCACTTCCAATCTGGAGCAGAAGATTTCCTACGAAACGGGGATGAAGAACATGAATCGCGACGAATATCCTCGATTCGAACTCCTTTATGAACTGCTCTGGAATAAGCAGCAAGTACACGAGGAGTACGACGCCGTCCTCATCGATCCAAACGCCCGCGCGGAAGATCTCCTCTACAATGCGATTTTCGCACTTCGGACGCTCGTAGCGCCCGTGAAGCCCGCCGGTAAAGGAAATCTGAGCCTCGAAGGACTCGAGGAGCTCGTCGGGAACATGGGACGCCAACTTGACATCGAGATCGGACTGTCCTGTGTCGTCCCGTCGGGCGTAGGTCAAACCAACGCCCACCAACAGTACCAGCAACAGTTCGAGAGCACGGAGGCCTTCGACACACCAGTCACCATCGGCAACCGCGAAAGTCTGATGGATGCGATGTGGGAAGCCAGAGGCTCCGCGTTCAATGTCGTCGAAGAACGGTGGAAAACCTTCGAGAGAGACGGTGAAATGGTGAGCGAACCCGGTCAACGACGGGTCAGAGACCGGGAACTCGATACGCTACGAAAGCTGTACGAACTGGCCTGGTTCATCGCGACCGACACCTTCGATGCCGACATCGACCCAGTGTTGGAACTTGACATTCAGGATTACGATTCCAAGACAATCGACCTCAGAGAGCGTGAGGCAACGGGGGCAACAACCGCATGA
- a CDS encoding DUF5518 domain-containing protein, translating into MSLLTRKTIQNGVIGGVVGSALGFVPLVLLVAPLLGGGVAGYLERDDAKGGLVAGAVAGIVMAALSTVVTGVILFTRFGELPFGPETPLPGLGIAALLSLAATIGQVLVASIGGALGSLLAGAHLSKDAAGEGHERNWSVVVGSLVAGILTFAVVTVVVAVVLEAFIWLSLLVALPIGFIAGAGVAVLGYRYVTRAPDSSVNWRGVGIGVVAVVVVFALLLGGVYALGQQRAEQSEQSTYEYQVTIATNQTLTNATVYVPVPETNGESELGEQFVEDVQYSRETPAIRGYDDTPARVNFTYELVDTEHGRMLAISADRIEVQRAYYREVENETMGWREPIPESQYDPSNPSMGVVDDGTFTFSVTTTSEEPIDTAAPFGTEPLLTPQFNRTRVECRYGQQERHRCFEYDTRVYATYGAPEDTTVYVSAQLDGRNEWVAGEWTGNEYREWAHTELLGPGQGWYVVQGELEVGSGRYRD; encoded by the coding sequence ATGTCTCTGCTGACGCGCAAGACCATCCAGAACGGAGTCATCGGTGGCGTGGTTGGGTCCGCGCTCGGCTTCGTCCCACTCGTCCTCCTCGTCGCGCCACTGTTGGGTGGGGGCGTCGCGGGGTACCTCGAACGCGACGATGCCAAGGGAGGATTAGTCGCGGGTGCCGTCGCTGGCATCGTCATGGCAGCACTCAGCACCGTCGTGACAGGCGTGATTCTCTTCACACGCTTCGGCGAGTTACCGTTCGGCCCGGAAACGCCGCTCCCCGGCCTCGGTATCGCTGCACTGCTGTCGCTTGCAGCCACCATTGGGCAAGTCCTCGTTGCGAGCATCGGCGGTGCGCTCGGCAGTCTCCTCGCGGGCGCCCATCTGTCCAAAGACGCTGCGGGTGAAGGTCACGAGCGTAACTGGAGCGTCGTCGTCGGAAGCTTAGTCGCCGGGATTCTGACGTTCGCCGTCGTCACCGTCGTCGTCGCCGTCGTGCTCGAAGCGTTCATCTGGTTGTCGCTGCTCGTCGCCCTTCCGATCGGATTCATTGCTGGTGCCGGTGTCGCCGTTCTCGGGTACCGCTACGTCACGCGCGCCCCCGACAGCAGCGTCAACTGGCGTGGTGTCGGTATCGGCGTCGTCGCCGTCGTCGTCGTCTTCGCGTTACTGCTCGGTGGCGTCTACGCGCTGGGCCAGCAACGCGCCGAGCAATCAGAGCAGAGTACCTACGAGTACCAGGTGACGATCGCGACAAACCAGACGCTGACCAACGCGACGGTTTACGTGCCGGTCCCGGAGACGAACGGCGAATCGGAGCTCGGCGAGCAGTTCGTCGAGGACGTCCAGTACAGCCGCGAGACTCCTGCCATTCGTGGGTACGATGACACCCCCGCGCGTGTGAACTTCACCTACGAACTCGTCGACACGGAGCACGGTCGGATGCTTGCCATCAGTGCAGACCGTATCGAAGTTCAGCGCGCCTACTACCGTGAGGTGGAGAACGAAACCATGGGGTGGCGCGAACCGATCCCCGAGTCGCAGTACGACCCCTCCAACCCCTCGATGGGGGTGGTCGACGACGGCACTTTCACGTTCTCCGTGACCACCACGAGCGAGGAGCCTATCGATACGGCAGCGCCGTTCGGAACGGAGCCACTGCTCACGCCGCAGTTCAACCGCACGCGGGTCGAGTGCAGGTATGGTCAACAGGAACGCCACCGCTGTTTCGAGTACGACACCCGCGTGTACGCCACCTACGGGGCCCCCGAGGACACGACGGTGTACGTCTCCGCGCAACTCGACGGTCGCAACGAGTGGGTCGCCGGCGAGTGGACGGGCAACGAATACCGCGAGTGGGCCCACACGGAACTGCTGGGCCCGGGCCAAGGCTGGTACGTCGTGCAAGGCGAACTGGAGGTCGGAAGCGGTCGCTATCGGGATTAG
- a CDS encoding CPBP family intramembrane glutamic endopeptidase, with protein MFRGFLQSLLQERYGRLVAIVGQAGVFALAHLGYYPVSAWPLLLVVFLVGIVTGWLVDRRGTLLPAGIAHGFVG; from the coding sequence CTGTTCCGTGGGTTCCTCCAGAGTCTCCTCCAGGAGCGATACGGGCGTCTCGTCGCAATCGTCGGACAGGCGGGTGTCTTCGCGCTCGCTCATCTCGGGTATTACCCCGTCTCAGCGTGGCCACTGCTCCTCGTCGTGTTCCTCGTCGGCATCGTCACTGGATGGCTCGTCGACAGGCGCGGGACGCTCCTCCCTGCGGGCATCGCTCACGGGTTCGTCGGGTGA
- a CDS encoding type II CAAX endopeptidase family protein, which translates to MSIDGTRPDLAGATGLPVGSPWTFFAVTYAVTWAFWLPAIVFDVSFGTAEGVALLVAGLAGPGLGGIGFTYLVYDERGRADFWQRLRSVRRIGLRWVLVIAAVPLALSLLAAGVDRLFGGVGATWAEGVVGFAANPLTILPALFFVTLPPVLEELGWRGYVLDRLQLRWSALVSGVILGVAWSLWHLPLFFVADTYQSGLGVGTPEFWLFFVSVVPLSMALSWVYNNTSRSILAAILLHSSANFSGEIVAVTPRADVYNVWLWVLFAVAIVAIWGGKTLTRADEVPKPPLPARR; encoded by the coding sequence ATGTCGATAGACGGGACACGGCCCGACCTCGCCGGCGCGACCGGCCTCCCCGTCGGGAGTCCGTGGACGTTCTTCGCGGTTACCTACGCCGTCACGTGGGCGTTCTGGCTTCCGGCCATCGTCTTCGACGTGTCGTTCGGCACCGCCGAAGGCGTCGCGTTGCTCGTTGCGGGACTCGCCGGCCCCGGTCTCGGTGGGATCGGGTTCACGTACCTCGTCTACGACGAACGGGGGCGCGCGGACTTTTGGCAGCGTCTCCGGAGCGTTCGTCGGATCGGTCTGCGGTGGGTGCTCGTCATCGCCGCCGTGCCACTCGCGTTGAGCCTCCTCGCCGCGGGCGTCGACCGACTGTTCGGGGGCGTCGGGGCGACGTGGGCCGAGGGCGTCGTCGGCTTCGCCGCCAACCCGCTCACGATCCTGCCGGCCCTCTTTTTCGTGACGCTCCCGCCGGTTCTGGAGGAACTCGGCTGGCGCGGCTACGTGCTCGACCGACTCCAGTTGCGCTGGTCGGCTCTCGTCTCGGGCGTGATCCTCGGCGTGGCCTGGTCGCTCTGGCACCTCCCGCTGTTTTTCGTCGCCGACACGTACCAGTCCGGACTCGGGGTCGGGACGCCCGAATTCTGGCTCTTTTTCGTCAGCGTCGTCCCGCTCTCGATGGCGCTATCGTGGGTCTACAACAACACGTCGCGGAGCATTCTCGCTGCGATCCTCCTGCACTCTTCGGCCAATTTTTCGGGTGAAATCGTCGCCGTAACCCCGAGAGCGGACGTCTACAACGTCTGGCTCTGGGTGCTGTTCGCCGTCGCCATCGTGGCGATCTGGGGTGGGAAAACCCTCACCCGCGCCGACGAGGTACCGAAGCCGCCACTACCGGCACGGCGATAG
- a CDS encoding PGF-pre-PGF domain-containing protein yields the protein MTITTNRGGDYQFTVRAMTNVSPGIHRFSGPAPFGYFNVTHAFPRQNISNASMVFALDRTRLQQRNVAAERIALHRYDAGNGTWKRLGTRVVDRNATHVTFRAESPGLSVFAVAPTAEATATPTTTATREPTASPTTTPTSIETRTPTASPTSTPTPTTGDGPGFGPVLGVVALLIVVVRLWDSSGR from the coding sequence ATGACCATAACCACCAATCGAGGTGGGGACTACCAGTTCACGGTACGGGCGATGACTAATGTGAGTCCCGGAATCCACCGATTCTCCGGACCAGCGCCGTTCGGCTACTTCAACGTCACACACGCATTCCCACGCCAGAACATCTCCAATGCCTCGATGGTGTTCGCTCTCGATCGGACCCGGTTGCAACAGCGGAACGTCGCCGCCGAACGGATTGCGCTTCACCGGTACGACGCCGGGAATGGGACGTGGAAGCGTCTCGGGACTCGTGTCGTCGACCGGAACGCCACACACGTGACCTTCCGCGCGGAATCACCCGGGCTCTCGGTTTTCGCCGTCGCCCCGACGGCCGAAGCGACGGCCACCCCGACCACGACGGCAACTCGAGAACCAACGGCATCTCCGACGACGACTCCCACGTCGATAGAGACTCGAACGCCGACAGCATCCCCTACGTCGACCCCGACACCGACGACGGGTGACGGACCCGGATTCGGTCCCGTTCTCGGCGTCGTTGCCCTCCTGATCGTCGTCGTTCGCCTGTGGGATTCGAGCGGTCGCTGA
- a CDS encoding winged helix-turn-helix transcriptional regulator, producing the protein MPEPDLELESRRAIYQEIAAIPGIHFRALLDELDYAQGTLQYQLRWLADEGLIDVSEDGKYTRYYPAAEFDDADRTVMNALRREYSRRILAHLLVDGPLSTTELSDRLEKAQSTVSWHLSKLADAGLVTKERDGQRVLYRVSDSDRVRYLYTVHRQSFTDRIVDRLLGLWDSY; encoded by the coding sequence ATGCCGGAGCCCGACCTCGAATTGGAATCTCGACGAGCGATCTATCAGGAGATTGCCGCCATCCCCGGGATTCATTTCCGTGCCCTACTCGACGAACTCGACTACGCACAGGGAACCCTCCAGTACCAGCTCCGCTGGCTGGCCGACGAAGGGCTGATCGACGTCTCCGAGGACGGCAAGTACACACGGTACTACCCTGCTGCGGAGTTCGACGACGCCGATCGGACCGTGATGAACGCTCTCCGGCGGGAGTACAGTCGTCGCATTCTCGCGCACCTCCTCGTCGACGGCCCGCTCTCGACGACCGAGTTGAGCGACCGACTGGAGAAGGCCCAGTCGACCGTCTCGTGGCATCTCTCGAAACTCGCCGATGCCGGACTCGTCACCAAAGAACGGGACGGCCAACGCGTGCTGTACCGTGTGTCGGATTCGGACCGCGTCAGGTATCTGTACACGGTCCATCGTCAATCGTTCACCGACCGAATCGTCGACCGCCTCCTCGGACTCTGGGACAGTTACTGA
- a CDS encoding acyl-CoA dehydrogenase, with protein MSNFKSGSGNLDFGGEDDGEEDAETTERTQAEKKARTEPEASEQRRSPSPDGTSNTGSTTEEPSADQEPPRESSGAHPSPKEYPYFVRRSNVGDERDTRLEIHVRDKVAEREATFRNELADLLETNEVSKTDAREFALLAAYRHPERVAELMREEGFDAL; from the coding sequence ATGAGTAACTTCAAATCCGGATCCGGGAACCTCGACTTCGGTGGAGAGGATGACGGCGAGGAGGACGCCGAAACCACGGAGCGTACACAGGCTGAAAAAAAAGCACGTACCGAACCGGAGGCATCGGAACAGCGCCGATCCCCTTCACCAGACGGAACGTCTAATACGGGGAGTACAACCGAGGAACCATCAGCGGATCAAGAACCGCCGAGGGAATCATCGGGTGCGCACCCGTCACCGAAAGAATATCCCTACTTCGTCCGACGGAGTAACGTCGGCGACGAACGCGACACACGCCTCGAGATCCATGTTCGGGATAAGGTCGCTGAGCGAGAAGCTACGTTCCGGAACGAACTCGCAGACCTGCTTGAAACGAACGAAGTGTCGAAGACGGATGCACGAGAGTTTGCCCTGCTCGCGGCCTATCGTCATCCAGAGCGTGTGGCAGAGCTGATGCGGGAAGAGGGATTCGACGCCCTCTAG